ACGTGAAGATATGTCTATACTTGTGTCAATGTTTAGTGTGAATGGACACtaagaaacagaacaaaaaaaggaattgtgtTTATCACAGGTCACACCTTGTCTCTGGATAATGGATACCTTTTGATGTGAAGATAGGATTAGTTCAATGTGTCACCCTCATGTGATATCAAAATGGCCTGCtccacttctgacatttgttaGGCACATAACACTTCGCAGCACTGTTGTTTGGCTAAAGGATGTGCAAGTGTAAGCAGTAAGGGAACAAGAATAGCAAGTGAAACAGGTATATTAAATTGTGTCAATAATCCCCACATGAAATAtgcaacaaatcaaacaaaaggtAAAACTATCACCGCACAGTGTCACTGTTTTCATCGAGAGAAGAGATGGACAGATTGTGTTGTGTGGACTTAGACCGAGAGACGGAGAGCATAATCCCCTCTAGCAGGACGGGGAGGAACAGGGAGGAAGGATAATGCTCAAGCTGAGAGACTTGCAGACCCTGATCGGCTACTGTGGCACTAGTAGATAATCAACTGATAACCTGACACATACTGTTTATACTGCATCTGTACTGTCTCTGAGACATTCATCCTTTGATTATTTACTTCTCTGATGGTTTATGGTTTTCAATATTAAATCCTTACCTTTTTAATTTCCACATTTAGCATTTCTCCACATAATTATaacatgtagtgtgtgtgtgagtttttctCACGTACGAAATTAATTTACACCAAAGTAATttcctttaatatttaatatgatTTAAGAAGATTGTTTACTGGGCCATACTACAAAAAAGTACCATTAATTACCTTTGGTTGTTTTGTAGATTGGCAGACAGTATGGCGGCGTGCGCCGGTGCAGAGTGATCACGTGGCGGACAGCTTTAACTCAGGGAGCTATTACTGGTCCAGGCTTTTAATACCCCCAAAGTCTGCACTGCTCTCAAAACTGACAGAAAGTCTCAAGGGTTTTCACTAAGGAATTTAAAACTAGATTGTAAAGGCACATTAACTGGTTTACCTCTTTGAATGGTGCATATACTATAGGTTTGGATTCTTAGTTAATGTAGGGATTTAAAGATTTctgaagataaataaaaaaaatttttttttaaattgcacaaCAGAACACTGCAACTTTGAGGCAGATGCTGATATTTGGGAGTTAGTAGAGTACATTATGGCAACAATATACCGAgtgatgttctttttaaaaataagtgtaaatagTAAACATAATTGTGCAACTTGTAGAACTTACAGTAGTTAGAAATACagcttaaacatttaaatatatgtgttatgaaataattaaaacagaggtacaaacaaaataaacttaTTTACAATTCCAAAATCTGCTCATTATCTGCATATTagtcaacacacaaaaaattatAGTTGCTGATGTgattttttctctctacaaTCTACCATCTCTCAACCGTCTACCATCGTCTAATTTTGTCATGGTAACAACAACATGGTGTGTtcgttttacatttttactgttctctctgttgtcttttctattttttatccAAATGTGCATCAATATAAGTTGACTTCTTTTGAAATAGTTCATTTGAACATCACAAGTtgtaaataagtacatttagttatttatatgTTTGTGATGAGCCAGAACTTGCCTATAATAACAGACCTTAGACTTATTTGTAAGAGGGGCTCCAACAGACAAAGAATTCACTTCACCCCTAAATTATGTTGATGAGTTGAGGGTGTTTATGTATTCAAACCAGATTCAAACTTAATGGTTAACAGAAATAGAGTTGATTAGTTAATCTAGATTGTTAGGCTTCACTGAAAGATAGTTTACTAGTTTTACCGACCTTTATAGTCTATATAAGTTGAAGGGAGTACTTGCTTGTAAACATGGATCATTTTATAATTGATGTGCCTTTGGTTTTCTGTGACCTTGTTTCATTTACGTTTGCATGTGGTGCTGatttatgtgtattattatttgaatgTATTCCATACAGACAAGCAGCCATGCTGACCAACTTTATGGAGGGTCTTCTCTGCTGCCTGACCTCAAAGTCGTCCAATGTTGTTGTTCCTGTAGAAACCTCAGAACTTGCTGATGGCTATGAGTTTGTGGAGGTGAAACCAGGCCGCATCCTGCGGGTTCGACATATTATCCCTGACCGGCAGGTGGTGGAGGAACCCACTGGGCAGGGTGGGAGTATCAGCTGCAAACGAAAGATCACAGTATATCGTAACGGACAGCTATTTATTGAGAACTTGGGTGACAGGGCGAGTGCAGAGCAGAAAAACTGCCAGAACGGGGAGACAGACCTAAACAGCACTGTAGAGGTTGAACTGACAGACTGTGGTAACTCTTCACCGCCCGCCAGCATCCCTGAGGCCAGGTCTAAGTCTGTCACAGCTGGAACAGACGGGTCAGCTGAAACAGGAGTAGGAAGAGAGGTACCTGCTGCTGGACAGACTGGCCAGTCGCAGCAACTCAGGAAGCGCAGGCGGAAGCCCAAGCGCACTGTGGTGATCGACTGTGAGAGGAAGATATCAGCCTGTAAAGGGACACATGCAGACGTGGCTCTGTTCTTCATCCATGGAGTGGGAGGCTCACTGGACATATGGGGAAGCCAGTTGGACTACTTTTCCAAGCTGGGCTATGAAGTGATCACCCCAGACTTGGCAGGCCATGGAGCCAGCTCAGCACCAAAAATAGTTGCTGCCTACACCTTTTATGCCCTGGCTGAGGATATGAGACTTATCTTCAAGAGATATGCACGGAAGAGGAATATTCTCATAGGACATTCATATGGGTAAAAGTCACACGATTACACTAttacaaaaagttaaattaaaaaaagaggatttaGAGGACTCCGGGATATGccaaaaatagttaaatatcACTATTAAAGTAAGAAAACGAAAGAAACTTAACTgcatatgtatttgttttgttgcccATAATATTAAGTATAAGATGTCCAGACATGCCAGAACATGACCATgttcttattttaatgttgtgtaaTTCCATCAATTTCAATATCAGTAAACTGAACATTTGAATAGTTTTAGTTTAAAGTTAATGTATGTTTGATAATTGCTTCATTGTGTCATTCATTTAATAAGAAAATGCACACTACAATGCAACATTTGCTGGTTTCAGCTTTTCAAATGGTTTTGCATTTGCTGCTGTTTCAGTTATGGGATATTTAAGGCCCGAGCGCCGAAAGCAGCGAAAGCCCTATTGGAAGTGAAAGAATTATTAGTATTTGgtcaaatgaattgccttttttcaGTCTGTGTCATCTAAATACGTTAACAATGAAAAGTTAAAGAACAACTTTTTGTCAAACGTTGTGGGCGTGACATAGCagccattttgagtgttttacgATGAAGCAGCaagtggctgtaactacagtgtacgTTGTCTTATCAGCTTGAATTTTCCCACAGTCAACAAGAGTTCAGGCTTGAGGACATCTCCAGGCAAATATTGACTTTTGGAGATAGCGCCAccaactggcaacaggaaatcagcatTACAGACAAACATCATcggatttacatgaaacttataaTGTGTCCTACATATGATACTGAGCCGGCCCCTATACTTTAACCACGCCCATCCACTTAGGCCACGCCCCttttcataacatttgaactgtttaagGTACAGTCTTGCGTGAGGTGTCATTAAACTCAGCAGAGCGTTCCTTCTTCATTTGTGATGTTTGGCCCGGCCCCTATGCTTAAGTGATACCTCTTTCATAGCTGGTGACCCATTTATGGTAGTCTTatgtgaggtgtcattgaactaagcagagacttcctttttcattggtgatggtttGACATGCCCCCATATGCCTCGGCCACGCCCCACAGATAATGACATGTATGACGTAGAGGCTTGTGTGAGGTATtgttgaactcagcagggagttcctttttcatttgtgaCAATGTTCAGTGTCTGAGTGACGCGCAAATGCCCGGTTGCAAGGAGTGGCATCTGCCAGGTTATCGAGGGCCCGTCCAacactgcttgcagctttaattatgattggatttgtactgtatgtcttaaAGTGAGACACATCTCCTCTTACAAACGACAAAAGGTTATCTTTATAAGCAATAAGATGCACTATTTATCAATCCAATACATTCAGTGGAAACCTTACATAGATATTGCTGTGTAACTGaggtatttgtttatttttgtctaaAAAGTGGCACTTGTATCCATAGTGGTTACAAGTAGTTTCTGGGAGATTTTAATGTGTCATTTTCACTAAAGACTGAAGAATTGATTGATTCATGTAATAAGTATCTGACAGATGTGTTCCTACCATACTTGtggtttattttacagtttattttgcaGTTGCAGCTTCACAGTGCTTTGGTTTCTTCTGATGAATAAGTTGATATTCTCCAAATATGTACAgcacatgttaaaatgtcagaattgtCATTTCCAACACACTTTTCAGATAGAGTAGGCCTATTCTAACTATACTAAAACAAACTGCATGTTTACCCTGGTTCTCCTAGCCTGTCCTATAACCTGCCTTCTGTTCCGCTCTCCTAGTGTGTCATTCTGTACCTTCCTGGCCCACGAGTATCCGGAACAGGTCCACAAGATGGTAATGATCAATGGAGGTGGTCCCACAGCTCTGGAGCCAAGCCTATGCTCCATCTTCAACTTGCCCACCTGTGTGCTTCACTGCCTCTCGCCGCTGCTTGCCTGGTGCTTTCTTAAGTAAGACAGACGTCAAcacaacagtaacagtaaaaaaGTTACCAgtcaaaatgattaataaacatgtactgtaattgtatttgtattttgcagAATCTGGAGCAGAATATATACTAATTGTTATACGGTGGTATGAAATACAACTTAAAGCTGCAGACGATAGTGCTCATGgattaacatttatttagaaataatgaaatgaaataaatataataaataatcacatttggaagacaaaaaagaaacaaaaacaatgaggaTCATAAACATGCAGTGGCATCAAGTCTGTAGTATGTGGAAACGTCTGAGGCTAACAGCATGGCTGTGTCCTGACCATCAGTCCAAAGATCTTTAACCTCCCAAACGTACCTAGCAGCTGTTATCATAGGAACTGTTCCAACTGAAATACCCAAACATTTATGTTGCTAGCTACGGTCAAGTGTGATAGTAATGCTATCTCCATGTGGCACTGCGTTTTCAACCACAGTATGTTGTAATCAGaatcctgtttttgttttttaagccattTGTAATTCAAGTGAATCTCCTTTGCTCTGCCCCCTACAGGGCTGGCTTTGCTCGGCAGGGTGCCAAGGAGAAGCAGCTGCTAAAAGATAACAACGCCTTTAATGTGTCGTCCTTTGTGCTGCGCGCCATGATGAGCGGGCAGTACTGGCCCGAGGGGGACGAAGTCTACCATGCTGAACTCACAGTGCCCATCCTGCTGGTTCACGGCATGCACGACAAGTTTGTCCCCATCGAAGAAGACCAGCGCATGGCGGAGGTGAGTGGGACTCTTCAACCCCAAAGGCCTAAAACACACTACTGAAAACACTGCTGTCATAGTTTGAGCCAAATGTTTGGTTAGAGTGGACTGAGACAACCAGATGGTCAAAATTAGTCACGATTTTTTGGTTGGGTCATAAGAAATAACAATGTTAAaacttagattttattttctgatgGTTTAGGCCATGAAGCACCATATCCTTTACATTTTGTCTGTTATGTTTGTAGAATAATCTGCACCGTTTTGCCATTTCAGCCCTAACCAAAAACTTTACACACTTTTCATAATTTTTGACCATTTTCTAAACTATAGTGCCTtccataacatttaaaaaaaataaaattcatatCAAAATCAAACGAATGGAAAAAGCCTCTGGAGCaaagaaaaattattttactttttttgtttattttgacagtgactataatttttttatattttcatatcaACAATCGATCTAATAACTAGGTCTACTGTGAAATAGATCATAGTGAAAACCTACAGAAAAGTACCACCTTCCAGCAATTTTTCCATCTACATTGGTACCAGACTAGTGCTTTGTCACTTAATACAAAGCATTGCTGTTTCATGAATCAAAAAAAATTTGCTTGTATCTTTCTTTAAGATCCTCCTGATGGGCTTCCTAAAGGTCCTGGAAGAAGGCAGTCATATGGTCATGATGGAGTGTCCCGAGGCTGTCAACACACTCCTGCATGAGTTCATCCTCTGGGAGCCGGCCACCCCTCAACCGCCTAAGAAAGAGTCCAAAACACGTCCAGAAACTGCCAAAGTCCAATCTGACAACACCAAAGCAACATCTGACCCCTCCCAGGCCCGACCTGCAACTGCAAGGCAGACCTCATCAAACGGCAACACAGCAGAGAAACCAGACAGCAAGGCCAAGAAATGACTGAAGGTTAAAACTGAGGCTTCCTGTGGTTTTTACACTATATCATAGCTGGCCATGCATTTTGTGGGTCCAGATTAGCTGAGCTGGTTTTAACTGGTGAACCCGATGCTGAGTCAAACTAGCCATTTTATCTGAAATGGTCCAGCTAAAGGTTGAACAGGTGAAGATGTGACACAATGCAGGGAAGTTAAGTTTGATTCCAGTTATTTCAGCTGCTGAGctgaaagacagaggaagaaggagCTCCAGCAGTCGACACTGGAGGTCCATTCCCCAGCTTCCAGTCCTCAACATACAGCAGGGAAGATGTTGCTATGCCTTGAAGTAGAGGGTGGTGATAATGCCAGTACAGGCGGAGCAAGAGAGGGAAACAGTAACATAAAGCCATGAGGGGGGCGAGGGGGCCTGCCACGCTGACAGCTATACTTGATGGCCTGGTCTGACTTTTGCCATGTGGAGATTTTTTAGAAAACATCTCTGTACACCTGAATTTGTGGACATGCGAAGGAGAAAGGTGcaatcttgtaaaaaaaaaaagagaactaTCGGACACTGTCTGGCTTAAAGCTACAATATTTATCGATCTATGTGTATATACCTGATaaaggacagacagaccgaAACCATTAAAAACCATAAATATATATCAGCATTGAGACATTGTGCGGTAGTTCTTCTcattgtttaataaaatgtgGAGAACGAAAGCTAAATGAAtggtttgtttaaaacatttcttaattaGAAATGTACATCAGCAGCTCTAAGAGGTGAACCAGAATATATTGTATGTTTGCACAATGCATTAGAAGAAGACTCACCTTTGACTCACCTTAGTTATGAGCTGCTTCTACTTCTGGTATTTAACAGAAAATGGTGTTTTGTGAGTGACTGAGCTGTGACTTGTGAAGTTGAACAAGTGAACAATGATCAagtactgagaaatacagaagaGAAAGGAATTTTGCTGCTTCCTAGAATTCAGAGAAATGTGTGTTCTGTCAATTGTGTCCTGTTTAATGTAGCAAAAGTTGAGGACAGACAGAAGTGGCCAAAAACTTTGCAAAAAACACATGAGATGTTAAATCAATAATAGAAGGGCTTTAATTAGGGAAGTGCAAAAAACACTACAGTGTGTTTGATGCCATttcaaaatatccaaatattAATCATTActgcatcattttaaataattgaaatcCTCACTATGCCAATAAGTGACTAAAACCTACTGTGTTATTGTATTAGAAAGCACTTGTTAGAATTGTTCTACTATTTTCTGCAAAAGTCCATTGTGTATGCAGCTGTTTactttattgtaaatatttgaaaaaaaaaattgtttttgttttttcggATAGGCATACTGTCTGTGTTAGAATACTAAAAGTACATATTTGGCATTATTTCCTACCAAAACTATGCTATTCTGCAGTGTAGTTTTTACC
This sequence is a window from Etheostoma cragini isolate CJK2018 chromosome 9, CSU_Ecrag_1.0, whole genome shotgun sequence. Protein-coding genes within it:
- the abhd8b gene encoding protein ABHD8 codes for the protein MLTNFMEGLLCCLTSKSSNVVVPVETSELADGYEFVEVKPGRILRVRHIIPDRQVVEEPTGQGGSISCKRKITVYRNGQLFIENLGDRASAEQKNCQNGETDLNSTVEVELTDCGNSSPPASIPEARSKSVTAGTDGSAETGVGREVPAAGQTGQSQQLRKRRRKPKRTVVIDCERKISACKGTHADVALFFIHGVGGSLDIWGSQLDYFSKLGYEVITPDLAGHGASSAPKIVAAYTFYALAEDMRLIFKRYARKRNILIGHSYGVSFCTFLAHEYPEQVHKMVMINGGGPTALEPSLCSIFNLPTCVLHCLSPLLAWCFLKAGFARQGAKEKQLLKDNNAFNVSSFVLRAMMSGQYWPEGDEVYHAELTVPILLVHGMHDKFVPIEEDQRMAEILLMGFLKVLEEGSHMVMMECPEAVNTLLHEFILWEPATPQPPKKESKTRPETAKVQSDNTKATSDPSQARPATARQTSSNGNTAEKPDSKAKK